Proteins encoded by one window of Deltaproteobacteria bacterium:
- a CDS encoding class I SAM-dependent methyltransferase, whose translation MEARNVVRHFERVAPGYGRLRARWPLGALQQQERLALQRLVHIEPGALVLDVGCGDGTTLAWVTACGGRGVGVDMSRSMALRCQRRGFVTCVQDMERLGFKPRFDWVLCIGVIEFAESPERSIRSLGDCVQPSGRLALLFPRRHWLGVLYAGYHRTHGVRIHLFRRNEVTALLSAAGFETSAWQDGSLSTLCVAQRRPPSVAPASA comes from the coding sequence ATGGAGGCGCGGAACGTCGTTCGGCACTTTGAACGCGTCGCGCCCGGCTACGGGCGCCTGCGGGCACGGTGGCCGCTCGGAGCGCTGCAACAGCAAGAGCGGCTCGCGCTCCAGCGCCTCGTGCATATCGAGCCCGGTGCGCTGGTTCTCGACGTCGGCTGTGGTGACGGAACGACACTGGCCTGGGTGACCGCGTGCGGTGGGCGCGGTGTCGGCGTCGACATGAGCAGGTCGATGGCGCTCCGGTGCCAGCGGCGAGGGTTTGTGACGTGCGTTCAGGACATGGAACGTCTGGGCTTCAAGCCCCGATTCGACTGGGTGCTCTGCATCGGTGTGATCGAGTTCGCCGAGAGCCCGGAACGAAGCATCCGCTCGCTGGGCGACTGCGTGCAGCCATCGGGACGCCTGGCGTTGCTGTTCCCGCGCCGCCACTGGCTGGGGGTGCTTTACGCCGGCTACCACCGGACGCACGGCGTCCGCATCCACCTCTTTCGGCGCAACGAGGTGACGGCGCTGCTATCCGCCGCCGGCTTTGAGACCAGCGCGTGGCAAGACGGCTCGCTCTCGACGCTGTGCGTGGCGCAGCGGCGCCCGCCATCGGTCGCTCCGGCGAGCGCGTAA
- a CDS encoding HEAT repeat domain-containing protein codes for MTHGSLHRGAILTLLVLDLVAKPLPGLAEAQQDSVRALIEAGRYAEAYDATLRTAGTQRIAALAETARTLLSVSLESHDSYLQWGGLNAARSLREKDLTDDIRRLARSDDRYARSLALELLTRLDPQSGREEFLAALDSPFRSVRLRALQGLARLNDRALAERFGAVLTGDSDPDLRAFAARALAEIGGPEAVALLYRAVDDPIMTVQEEAVRGLVALHDGGIADVVRRRLNDHPPAAGDGIIRLAGLIPDRTLVDGLGPLLADPDPQVRASAAAAILSIVERTTPAKR; via the coding sequence ATGACACACGGATCATTGCACCGCGGGGCGATACTGACTCTGCTCGTGCTCGACTTGGTGGCGAAGCCGTTGCCTGGCCTGGCCGAAGCGCAACAGGACTCCGTACGGGCGCTGATCGAGGCCGGTCGCTACGCCGAAGCCTACGACGCCACGCTCCGCACGGCCGGGACACAGCGCATCGCCGCACTGGCGGAGACGGCCCGAACGCTGCTATCCGTGTCACTCGAAAGCCACGATTCGTACTTGCAGTGGGGCGGACTCAACGCCGCACGCTCGCTGCGAGAGAAGGACTTGACGGACGACATCCGGCGCCTCGCCCGTTCGGACGACCGCTACGCTCGGTCTCTGGCACTGGAGCTCCTTACACGCCTGGACCCGCAGAGCGGCCGTGAGGAGTTCCTTGCGGCGCTCGATTCACCCTTTCGTTCGGTCAGACTGCGCGCGTTGCAGGGACTTGCCCGTCTGAACGATCGCGCGCTTGCCGAGCGCTTCGGGGCGGTGCTCACCGGCGACTCGGACCCGGACCTCCGTGCGTTCGCCGCCCGAGCCCTGGCGGAGATCGGTGGTCCGGAGGCAGTGGCGCTGCTGTACCGCGCGGTCGATGATCCGATCATGACGGTCCAGGAAGAGGCTGTGCGTGGGCTGGTGGCGCTGCATGACGGCGGCATTGCGGACGTCGTGCGACGGCGCTTGAATGACCACCCGCCCGCCGCAGGCGACGGCATAATCCGCCTGGCCGGCCTGATTCCCGATCGAACGTTGGTGGATGGGCTCGGGCCGCTTCTCGCCGACCCGGACCCCCAGGTGCGTGCCTCCGCTGCCGCGGCGATCTTGTCCATCGTGGAACGTACGACCCCCGCCAAGCGCTGA